From one Plantibacter flavus genomic stretch:
- a CDS encoding DEAD/DEAH box helicase, whose protein sequence is MQTDELGMREMQQLVFAKRDAQHLLVKAPPASGKSRALMFVALDKLYNQGRKKVIVAVPERSIGASFASTTLTDFGFWADWEVNDANNLCDAGSSAGKVDAFIKFLEGPDAVLVCTHATLRFAFEKLAPEAFNGTVLAIDEFHHVSADTETSRLGALLRDVMNGSDVHIVAMTGSYFRGDSVPVLAPEDEAKFTPVTFNYYDQLNGYEYLRSLGIGHHFYQGRYTEAIHEVLDLDKKTLVHIPSVNAAESTKDKIEEVGFIIDAIGHVEATDPDTGIISVRRTDTGAIVRVADLVDDTNPQKRGDTLHYLTHTASRQRDAVDIIIALGMAKEGFDWPFAEHALTVGYRASLTEVIQIIGRVTRDSEGKEHAQFTNLIAEPDASQGEVKVSVNNMLKAITASLLMEQVLAQNFTFKTKKFGDDEPAKKGELKIKGFKEPTSERVKQIVATDINDLKATILQDDTFARAAAGSIDAETTNKILIPKIIREKYPELDETQVEEVRQQVVVDSVIKNSEVREGGDKRFIKMAEKFVNIDDININLIDSVNPFQRAFEVLSKSVTPSVLRIIQDTITATKIEFTDEEALALVPKIKTWRQVTGKNPDIRSEDPTEKRLATALLYLQRRTAEHKAEQRATEMVEPS, encoded by the coding sequence GTGCAGACCGACGAGCTCGGTATGCGCGAAATGCAACAGCTTGTATTCGCAAAGCGTGATGCCCAGCACCTGCTCGTGAAGGCCCCGCCCGCGTCCGGGAAGTCGCGTGCACTCATGTTCGTCGCGCTCGACAAGCTCTACAACCAGGGTCGCAAGAAGGTCATTGTCGCGGTACCGGAGCGTTCGATCGGTGCCTCGTTTGCGTCGACGACGCTAACGGATTTCGGTTTCTGGGCCGACTGGGAGGTCAACGATGCTAACAATCTCTGCGACGCGGGCTCGTCGGCTGGCAAGGTCGACGCGTTCATCAAATTTCTAGAAGGGCCCGATGCGGTGCTCGTGTGTACGCACGCGACGCTGCGCTTCGCCTTCGAGAAGCTCGCCCCCGAGGCGTTCAACGGGACCGTGCTCGCGATCGACGAGTTCCACCATGTCTCTGCGGACACCGAGACCTCGCGGCTCGGTGCGTTGTTGCGCGACGTGATGAACGGTTCGGACGTGCACATCGTCGCGATGACGGGCTCCTACTTCCGGGGCGACTCGGTGCCAGTTCTTGCACCCGAGGATGAAGCCAAATTCACACCCGTCACGTTCAACTATTACGACCAGCTCAACGGGTACGAGTACCTGCGCTCCCTTGGTATTGGCCACCACTTCTATCAGGGCCGTTACACCGAAGCGATCCATGAGGTCCTCGACCTCGACAAGAAGACGCTGGTGCACATCCCGAGCGTCAACGCCGCCGAATCGACGAAAGACAAGATCGAAGAGGTCGGTTTCATCATCGATGCCATCGGGCATGTCGAGGCCACCGACCCCGACACGGGCATCATCAGCGTGCGCCGCACCGACACCGGTGCGATCGTGCGGGTCGCGGACCTCGTCGACGATACCAACCCGCAAAAGCGCGGCGACACCCTCCACTACCTCACACACACCGCATCGAGGCAGCGTGACGCCGTCGACATCATCATCGCTCTAGGCATGGCGAAGGAAGGTTTCGACTGGCCTTTTGCGGAGCACGCGCTGACCGTCGGCTATCGGGCCTCGCTCACCGAGGTCATCCAAATCATCGGCCGAGTGACCCGCGACAGTGAGGGCAAGGAGCATGCCCAGTTCACGAACCTCATCGCTGAGCCCGACGCATCACAGGGCGAGGTCAAGGTGTCAGTGAACAACATGCTCAAAGCGATCACGGCCTCACTGCTCATGGAGCAGGTGCTCGCGCAGAACTTCACGTTCAAGACGAAGAAGTTCGGCGACGACGAACCCGCGAAGAAGGGCGAGTTGAAGATCAAGGGCTTCAAGGAGCCCACGAGCGAGCGCGTGAAGCAGATCGTCGCGACGGACATCAACGACCTCAAGGCAACCATCCTGCAGGACGACACATTCGCGCGCGCTGCGGCTGGCTCGATCGACGCCGAGACGACCAACAAGATACTGATCCCGAAGATCATCCGTGAGAAATACCCGGAACTGGACGAGACGCAGGTTGAGGAAGTCCGCCAGCAGGTCGTCGTTGACTCGGTCATCAAGAACAGCGAAGTCCGCGAGGGCGGCGACAAACGCTTCATCAAGATGGCCGAGAAGTTCGTCAATATCGATGACATCAACATCAACCTCATCGACTCCGTCAACCCGTTTCAGCGTGCCTTCGAGGTGCTGTCAAAGTCGGTCACGCCGTCTGTGCTGCGGATCATTCAGGACACAATCACGGCGACGAAGATCGAGTTCACGGACGAAGAGGCGCTGGCACTGGTCCCCAAGATCAAGACGTGGCGACAGGTGACCGGCAAGAACCCGGACATTCGATCCGAGGACCCGACGGAGAAGCGGCTCGCGACGGCGTTGCTGTATCTGCAGAGGCGCACCGCCGAGCACAAAGCCGAACAGCGCGCAACCGAAATGGTGGAGCCGTCATGA
- a CDS encoding GIY-YIG nuclease family protein: MTPADSTNDENVVLTLDDILDDDLFTAPEKPKQLTSSDRLERAFLEIAEFRRVEGRPPSSQTREIAERKLGARLDGFLANDEKASAVRHLDEFGLLVAPAGPSSLDELLEGADLDNLLGDETGILDVSGLPVIKRPESPESVAQRVKSEDFAMFEPLFKAKHAELAEGTLELRTFTGMDLIREGVFFILSGVMCFVAEVGDDVDLVVGGKQKKKQRLRVVFENGTESAMYRQSLMTRMYEAQGQVLARTGIDASEILDADVESGHIYVLQSMSTDPLISNLTDLHKIGFSTTSVEQRVKGAETSPTYLMAPVKIVADYRLYNVKASALEHLLHRVFADVRLDLTQVDRKGRNYDPSEWFVVPLNVIHTAVAMIMSGEITEHIYDQAQQRLVESS, from the coding sequence ATGACGCCCGCTGACTCCACGAACGACGAGAACGTCGTCCTCACACTCGACGACATCCTCGACGACGACCTGTTCACCGCTCCAGAGAAACCAAAGCAGCTCACGTCGTCGGACCGGCTCGAGCGAGCGTTTCTCGAGATAGCTGAGTTTCGTCGCGTCGAGGGGCGGCCTCCGAGTTCGCAGACGCGCGAGATTGCCGAGCGGAAGCTCGGAGCACGGCTCGATGGGTTCCTCGCCAATGACGAGAAGGCGTCCGCAGTCAGGCACCTCGATGAGTTCGGTCTACTCGTAGCACCGGCTGGGCCGTCGTCGCTCGATGAACTGCTCGAAGGCGCTGACCTCGACAACCTCCTGGGCGATGAAACCGGGATCCTGGATGTGTCCGGTCTGCCGGTGATCAAGCGTCCCGAGTCACCGGAATCGGTCGCACAGCGTGTTAAGTCTGAAGACTTCGCAATGTTCGAGCCGTTATTCAAAGCCAAACACGCTGAGCTCGCCGAGGGCACGTTGGAGCTCCGGACGTTCACGGGCATGGACCTCATCCGTGAAGGTGTGTTCTTCATTCTCAGCGGCGTCATGTGCTTTGTCGCCGAGGTTGGCGACGATGTGGACCTCGTCGTGGGTGGCAAGCAGAAGAAAAAGCAACGGCTGCGCGTCGTGTTTGAGAACGGCACCGAATCGGCGATGTACAGGCAAAGCCTCATGACACGCATGTACGAGGCACAGGGACAGGTCCTGGCCCGCACCGGGATCGACGCGAGCGAAATCCTCGATGCCGATGTCGAGAGCGGCCACATCTACGTCCTACAGTCCATGAGCACTGACCCGCTGATTTCAAACTTGACGGATCTGCACAAAATCGGGTTCTCAACCACAAGTGTCGAACAGCGCGTCAAGGGCGCCGAGACCTCGCCGACCTACCTCATGGCGCCGGTCAAGATCGTCGCGGACTACCGCCTCTACAACGTCAAGGCCTCAGCGCTCGAGCATCTGCTGCACCGCGTGTTCGCAGACGTCCGACTGGACCTGACACAGGTCGACAGAAAGGGTCGAAATTACGATCCGTCCGAGTGGTTCGTCGTGCCGCTCAACGTGATCCACACCGCTGTGGCGATGATCATGTCCGGTGAGATCACCGAGCACATCTATGATCAGGCGCAGCAGCGACTGGTCGAGAGTAGCTAA
- a CDS encoding winged helix-turn-helix domain-containing protein, with amino-acid sequence MVDAVAERADISDDARAETLKSGGIRYEQRMGWALSHLGKTNWADRPERGLYVINDSGRAAFATYPQGFDCALAREVPAPFGRRRSRLS; translated from the coding sequence GTGGTCGACGCCGTCGCCGAGCGAGCGGATATCAGCGATGACGCCCGGGCCGAGACGCTGAAGTCTGGCGGTATCCGCTACGAACAGCGAATGGGTTGGGCTCTGAGCCACCTCGGGAAGACGAACTGGGCTGACCGCCCGGAGCGCGGGCTTTACGTCATCAACGACTCCGGTAGGGCTGCTTTCGCGACGTATCCGCAGGGGTTCGACTGCGCGCTCGCCCGGGAAGTCCCCGCGCCTTTTGGCCGGCGACGGTCGAGATTGTCGTGA
- a CDS encoding suppressor of fused domain protein, which translates to MSSDVPLIPGEDAFPLHIFDVLGLDPVVFKDRIGGSVMVIEKRPENGPVTILTSGVSRLATDSGERIELAVEIVDGQQGAAMVALRIVINEIATNRRVPPVLAPWRNGTPFLNGTAISALLVTPSRWGASFDEIRNEAGQVVGHVRTLRLLTDGEAAIAGERGWDALVAEVGSVDALLDVERAESFGESGGR; encoded by the coding sequence ATGAGCAGCGATGTCCCACTCATTCCGGGCGAAGACGCCTTCCCGCTCCACATCTTCGACGTCCTCGGCTTGGACCCGGTGGTGTTCAAGGACCGCATCGGCGGGTCGGTGATGGTGATCGAGAAGCGGCCTGAGAACGGGCCGGTGACGATCCTTACCTCTGGAGTGTCACGGCTCGCGACCGACTCCGGTGAGCGGATCGAGCTCGCCGTGGAGATCGTCGACGGTCAGCAGGGTGCCGCGATGGTCGCGCTGCGCATCGTGATCAACGAGATCGCGACCAACCGCCGGGTGCCTCCGGTGCTCGCGCCGTGGCGCAACGGGACGCCCTTCCTCAACGGGACGGCGATCTCTGCGCTCCTGGTGACGCCGTCGCGCTGGGGAGCGTCGTTCGACGAGATCCGGAACGAGGCCGGCCAGGTGGTCGGGCACGTGCGAACGTTGCGGCTGCTCACGGACGGGGAGGCCGCGATCGCGGGGGAGCGTGGTTGGGATGCGCTCGTTGCTGAGGTGGGGTCGGTGGACGCGTTGCTGGATGTGGAGCGAGCGGAGTCGTTCGGCGAATCTGGCGGCCGCTGA